A stretch of Brassica napus cultivar Da-Ae chromosome C6, Da-Ae, whole genome shotgun sequence DNA encodes these proteins:
- the LOC111211355 gene encoding uncharacterized protein LOC111211355, which yields MVVQSYKGTHSCYPTGTVTLYTAPKIAADFLNEFRTNPNLKADQIMQRLALKGLRVPKTKCQSARQMMLHIISDEYAEQFTRMYDYVEELKKTNPGSTVILGTKERVFEKFYTCFESQKVGWKSACRRIIHLDGTFLKGRMKGQLLTAVGRDPNDQMFIIAWALVPVENKVYWEWFMELLREDLGLDLGNGLALSSDQQKCLIHAIKNVLPYAEHRMCARHIFANLKKRHGSADPLHKLFWKCARAYNKHVFEKNLEKMKNVKIDAYEEVKKSVHSNWSRAFFSDVTKSLAVENNISESYNAILKEARRKPIIALLEDIRRHIMSSNNVKINEMNNAKGLITPKALAIIEKRKRSLKWCHPYPNGRGIYEVDHGRNKYVVRVRDCVSCTCRAYDVSGIPCCHIMSAMYAEFKDTKLPVTVVSDWYSIEKWKLCYSSLIFPVNGMELWDKHSDVVVMPPPDRIMPGIPKKNDRIRDPSEKDSCEASQIQNEKLEPTEKIIVKCSNCGAPGHNKRTCKEAPVNPPNPPKPAPEFPSFHANVIMTCSNCR from the exons ATGGTTGTTCAATCGTACAAAGGAACTCATTCTTGCTACCCTACAGGAACCGTTACTCTCTACACTGCTCCAAAGATAGCTGCTGATTTTCTAAACGAGTTTAGGACAAACCCGAACCTTAAAGCTGACCAGATAATGCAGCGGTTGGCTCTTAAAGGTCTTCGTGTTCCTAAGACAAAATGTCAGAGTGCAAGGCAAATGATGTTGCACATTATCAGTGATGAGTATGCTGAGCAGTTTACAAGGATGTATGACTATGTCGAAGAACTCAAGAAGACAAATCCTGGCTCGACGGTAATATTAGGTACAAAAGAGAGAGTTTTTGAGAAGTTTTATACTTGTTTCGAGTCTCAAAAAGTTGGTTGGAAGAGTGCTTGTCGGCGTATCATTCACTTGGATGGAACATTCTTAAAAGGGCGAATGAAAGGGCAATTATTGACTGCAGTAGGAAGGGATCCGAATGACCAAATGTTCATCATTGCTTGGGCTCTTGTTCCTGTGGAAAACAAGGTGTATTGGGAGTGGTTCATGGAGTTACTGCGAGAAGACTTAGGTTTAGATCTTGGAAATGGTTTAGCATTATCTTCAGACCAGCAAAAATGTTTGATACATGCCATCAAAAACGTGCTTCCTTATGCGGAGCATAGAATGTGTGCGAGGCATATCTTTGCCAACTTGAAGAAAAGGCACGGCTCAGCTGATCCTCTACATAAGCTATTTTGGAAGTGTGCAAGAGCTTACAATAAGCATGTCTTTGAGAAAAATCTAGAGAAgatgaaaaatgttaaaattgaTGCTTATGAGGAAGTGAAAAAGAGTGTGCATTCAAACTGGTCTAG GGCATTTTTCAGTGACGTTACAAAGTCTCTAGCTGTTGAAAACAATATTAGCGAGTCTTACAATGCTATCTTGAAAGAAGCTCGTCGAAAACCAATCATTGCATTGCTTGAAGACATTAGGAGGCATATTATGTCAAGCAACAATGTGAAGATCAATGAGATGAATAATGCTAAAGGCTTGATCACACCAAAAGCGTTAGCTATCATAGAAAAGCGCAAGAGGAGTCTGAAGTGGTGTCATCCATATCCAAATGGCAGAGGCATCTACGAGGTTGATCATGGAAGAAACAAGTATGTTGTGCGAGTAAGAGACTGTGTTTCCTGCACTTGTCGGGCCTATGACGTAAGTGGCATTCCTTGCTGCCACATAATGTCTGCAATGTACGCTGAATTCAAAGACACAAAGTTGCCAGTGACCGTGGTATCGGATTGGTATTCTATTGAGAAGTGGAAGCTCTGTTACAGCTCACTTATTTTTCCTGTCAATGGCATGGAGTTATGGGATAAACATTCTGATGTAGTTGTCATGCCTCCTCCTGATAGAATCATGCCGGGCATACCAAAAAAGAATGACAGAATCCGTGATCCGAGTGAAAAAGACAGTTGTGAAGCAAGTCAAATCCAAAATGAAAAACTTGAGCCAACAGAAAAGATTATTGTG AAATGTTCTAATTGTGGAGCTCCCGGACATAACAAAAGAACGTGCAAGGAAGCACCAGTCAATCCGCCTAACCCACCAAAACCAGCTCCGGAATTTCCTTCCTTTCATGCCAACGTTATAATG acATGTAGTAACTGTCGTTAA